Genomic DNA from Gopherus evgoodei ecotype Sinaloan lineage unplaced genomic scaffold, rGopEvg1_v1.p scaffold_35_arrow_ctg1, whole genome shotgun sequence:
GGCTGGCTggtaagggggagagagaaggacccCAGTGCCACGTGGGGACCAATCCAAGTCCTGAAGAGCCTGAGTTGCtattcccagggctgcccatgcctcagtttcccctgtcagATGATGGCCTTGTGGACGGCACAGGGAGCTGGCCTGGTGCATTTGCCCTGTGCAGGGAGACAAGCCACAATCCTCTACTAGCCAGGTGTGGGCCATGAAGGATTCCAGGGTGGGCTGGGTGGGGTTCAGCAAAGGGGCAGAGACACCTTGCAGCAGGTGCTGTTCACTTCGGGCTAAAGGGCTGGGCCTCCCCAGCAGCTATGGTACAGTGAGCACtcagggggtgtggagggggggggggagagagctgggggggcgggggcataAGAAATCAGAGGCAGAAGTGGAAATTGGAACCTAGGTGTCCTGACATCTCTCCCTGTTGAGGAGCCAGCAAGCAAACCTAGGAGTCCCTACACCCAACTCCACTCCCTGACACGGGGCTAGGCCCCCCCACCCTCGCTGAACCCATTGGTTCCTGCTTCCCatgccagggatagaacccagctgtcctgactcccagcacccACCTGtagctggaacccaggagtccaggcctGGGTTTTCCCTTCTGTGCTTGCTCCTATCCAAGCTTTCCCCCCTCCCATGAGTAAATGAGTGAAGTAAGACTGCCTTTTATTGGCAGCCAGGCTCCTACTTTGTGGGGCGGTCAGGTAACCCCGATATCCACTGTTGCTAGTAACACCAGGTGCTAAGAGATGAGTGACCAGCATGGGGCCCCAGCGGAGCAGCCAGCACCCTCCTATGAGAGCAAGGAGGGTTCTGGCTCTCCGAGTGCAACCCCCATGCTAAACTTCACGGCCGAGAGGACAGCCCATGGTGTCTCTCTCCCCTAAGTCAGCAGAGGGATCCCACACACTGGCTGCCTTGCTGTGATGCCAGTGTCCCTGTTCCACCTGCCGTGTGACCCCGGGTGCAGGAATCTCTGTGCCCAAGGCCTGTTTCAGCCACCACTTtagggggcactggcagggctcagcgctgcttcctctcctcccagTTGCGGGGCCTGCACGCCAGCTGCGGGTTGAACTGCGAGTTGTAGCGGCGTTTCCTGTCGtccggctcctcctcctccctgcgtCGGGGTTCCCCTTGCCGTCCAGCCAGCAGGGCTTCAGCCCGGGCTCGCTCGGCCTGCTCCCGCTGCAGCCGCTCCCGCCGCAGCTGCTCTagggagagaggggcagagctGCAAGGACAAGCAGAAAGGAATGGTCAAGTTCCAACAGTCTTAGGCTAGCTGGTGTCTAGATGTGCATCCCAtcaggactacaactcccagtaTGCAATCTCCATCCTGGGGGGGTGATGCATGCTGGGATAGGTAGGCCAGGCCACTGCCCAGGAAGAAGTCGGTTGAGTACATGCTGAGACATGTAGTTTCagtaacaaaacacacacacacacgtctgcaTGCTGGGATTTGTAGTCTCTAGCAAGGAATCAGGCTGgggcattgcatgctgggatttATAGTCTAGCAAGGAAATAGGCTGgggcattgcatgctgggatttgTAGTCCCTGTGCCGAGGAAGTGAGCTGgcgcattgcatgctgggacttgtACTCCCTGAGTCCTGCCGTGTGCTGCTCTCTAATCCTGCCCCACATCCAACTCACCACCCCATTGCCGCCTTCTCCCCTGCTggcttctctttctccttcttgcgcttcttcccctcccctttcttctTGCGCAGCTGCCTTTCCATCTCCCGCAGTGGGTCCAGTCTGTCCTTCAGCTGCTCCTGGGTGGTCACCACAGCTGCCTCCCGGCTGCGGTCAGGGGCTTCCTGGTACCATGGCCGGCTGGTCTGGGCCTCGGCCGCACTCTGCCCCAGATAGGTCAGCAGCCCAATAGCCTTCTCCTGCCGCTCCTGgttggggcaaagcagggaggggagcaTGCTGAACTGAATCACCTAGCAGATGGGGCTACCCCTTCTTCAAAGGGAGAGGGTGGGACTGATCGTGGCCCCACTGCTGTGGAAGGAGACACGGGTGGAGGTTTTTGCCTTATGGGTAGAGGAGTCAGGAGACAACTCACAGCATGGGACAGAGAGACTAAGAGGGGAACCAGCGTGCAGGGCAGGTGAGCTgttaaccctcccctcccctgtgtaAGAGCACAATGTGTGTTGAGGAGGAACCCCAATTCTGTACACAGCCTCCCATCAGTGCCCCAGCATAGGGGCAACCTAACCCCAGCAAGCCAGGGTGGGGCTCACTATGCCCAAGGGATgcaggtgcccccccccccaaaaaaaaaacctaccttTTCCCTGCGCTTCTCCTCCTCATACTCCTTGTTCCCGGCCTTGGAGCCCTTGCCCTCCTCCAGGTCGCAGAAGAGGTCGATGTGGTGTGATTCATCGCCACTGGGGACCAGGGCCGAGCCGCCATCGGGTCCTGGCAGGGCAGACACCCGTGCCTTCTTCCTCAGGAACTCGGTCCGTGCCTgcggggggagatggggggctggttctggggctggctctgctgcaggtggcaggggccagggcagcctgtgagctctgtgctgggagccagggggacaATGGGGTGTGGCAAGGGCAGCATGGGACCAGGCTGAGATCTAACAAAATCATTTCACCTGGGGCGAGGGCAGATCGTGCAGCATGTGCCATGACAGCCACCCCAGTGGGGTAGGTGGGGTTAGAGAACTACCCCTTTTGGAAATGGTTCAGCCCAACTCCCCTTTCCTCCCATTGGAAATGGTTCAGCTCGCCTCCCCCCTTTAGAAATGGTTCAGCCCAACTCACCTTTCCTCCCTTTGGAAATGGTTCAGCTCAGCTCTCTTCTGCTCTGCTACCCCCCTGTTGTGGTTCAGCCCAACTcccatttccttttcttcccctcGCCTCATCTGAAAATAGTAAATCCCAGCGCTCTCCTCCCCCCATTTATAAATGGTTCAGTCCAGCTCCCTTTTCGTCTTCCCCCAATTTGGCAATGGTTCAATCCGCGCCCCCGTCACATGACTGTTAAGCATGCGCACTCGCTACACCCTCGTTGCCGACTGCGCATGCGCGGTGACTCGCCTCCTGTTCGGCCAGCAAGGCTCGGGCCTCCCGCTGTCGCTGCTCGTCCTGCGCCTGCGCCTCGTCCCGCCGCACGCGGGCCACATTGTCCTTGTTCCGCACGTGCCACGACTTCTTCGGTAGGATGTTCATGGTCCCGCCTCAGGTCCGCACTGCCCGGCGACACTTCCGCTTCCGGGTCAGCGCCCTACCGGGTGCTGATTGGCGGACCCTAGTCCTGCCCTCGTTCCTGATTGGATTAGTCTAAACCCACTTTCCGCTGCTCGCTGTTTTCTGAGTGGATAACACCGTGGCCGCCCTCGCGCATTGATTGGCCTATTGGAGCCTCAACACCCGCCCCTCTTTCTCTGATTGGTTGCCATCCAACCTCCCGCCCTATATCCCTCGTCTCTCATTGGTGCACTGTAGTCACGCCCCCAAAGCAGTGATTGGTCCAAGCTGGCCTCACAccccatagactctaggactggaagggacctcgagaggccatcgagtccagtcccctgccctcatggcaggaccaaatactgtctagaccatccctgatagacatttatctaacctactcttaaatatctccagagatggagattccacaacttccctaggcaatctattccagtgtttaactaccctgacagttaggaactttttcctaatgtccaacctaaatctcccttgctgcagtttaagcccattgcttcttgttctatccttagaggcaaagaagaacaagttttctccctcctcctgatgacacccttttagatacctgtaGCCGATTGGCTGGgacaaggccccaccccttaatcacacctcccctccccccaccctggggctgagACCGCCCAGTGGGGAGAGTCCCagtgtcccacccccacccccagccagtggAACTCCCCACCACAGGACGTGGGGCCGGGCCAGGTGCTGGCTGCACTCAGGGAGCTCGgtccctcccccctcctcaggagcaccccacccccaccccagccagcggAACTCCCCGCCACAGGacgtggggccgggccgggcgctgGCTGCGCTCAGGGAGCTTGGTCCCCTCCTCCTTGGggagcaccccaccccacccaagggAACTCCCTGGagagcaccccacccccaccccagccagtggAACTCCCCGCCACAGGACATGGGGCCGGGCCAGGCGCTGGCTGCACTCAGGGAGCTCGGTCCCTCCCTTGGGAGCACCCCACTCTCACCCCAGCTTggggccccccacccctccaactgCGGGGGGGGAGCCCGGCCTGCACCTCTCCCCAGCCACCCTGCGCCCCCCCGGAGATGGGATccagggctggatggaccattgctctgccCCCCGCCGGCCGTTCTGGTgcactctgcacacacacacaagcacccGGCCTCCCATgcagccagggcagagggaacGGAGCAGACGCTGAGATAGTGGAGGTGGCTGAGGGCAGGACAGACAAACCCACTGCTGCTTACCTCCACCCCTGCACACCAGCCACCCCCACACCCTCCACCGCCCCCTGGATTACTTACACATCAgcctggcagaattcaatttttattttataatttcaaaccaaaacttgttctttcattttaagggttttttttttttttcagatttaaaatgttcCCAATTGCAGAAAAATCACAGGAGGTTCagagcatggggggaggggcaggagagtcAGACAATGATTTATCAACAGCAGGTGTTAGAGACTCAAAAAGTCACAGCTTTAAAAGCCGTTAAATTGTCAACAACATCACATCTCAAAATACACCGAGGAAAGTGCCTGAAATCAAACGCTGTTACGATTTCTGCGCAAGGTTTTCCCTGACTTGGCCGAGCTGTAAATGGCGATTATTGTTGATGGCAATCTCGCTTTGCGGGTTCGTGTGTGAAATCAGAgccctgggcagggagctggccagcctggaaaacccccctgagagagggagagagacacacgGGTTTCTGCCCACGAGAGGTGACAGCCGGGGCCTGGTAGACGGGGAATACAAATGCAGCTCCCCTGGAGTGCGACAATGGAGTTCTGCTGCCAGCCAGTAACGAGGGGTTCACCCGCTGTGTACTCTGTTCGGAGGCCGTGGGGCTAGCCCGGGAGCAGGACAGAGAGTGTGAGAACTGGGGCCTGAAAGCCAGCAGCCCGGCCCATTCCAGACACAAGCCATTCCACCTTCTCCTCCTGCAAAGTCCCCTGGGATGTCAGTTACACGCAGGGTTttgcttcacttcctgtcctaaacagaACAGCATCGCTGGGTGTCAGAAAAGAGTGGCTgccaggtgaggggtccctgtataaccaaaCCGCACACCCCCACGCCTCTCAGCCAGGCGAGAGGTCTCCGAATAAACAGCCCCAGCACCCCATCCCGGAGAGTCCGTGTGTCTGTGCCGGGCGAGGGCTCCCCGTatacccagcccccactccagaGGGGCCGCAGTCCATGAATGAGCTCTGGGTTCTTTGGAGGTTATTGTAGTTTTCATCCAGCAGGGGGCGGGCTCGGCACACAGCCGAATGGCAGGGGAGGGCCGCCCGACAAGGCAGGGTCAAGAATCATCCTCAAATCAAGGAGATCAGGGGGTTTCTTGCAGCTCTTCCCTTAGCTGAGCTCTGTGATCTGAGTCACTAAGAAGACCTTATCCCGCCCCTCCTGTGGgaaaaggaaaggttaaaaaagaagTGGGAAACCCCGGAGGGTAAGTACAGCCATCTGGGGCCAGCCCAgaggcccatctaccccggtatcccGGCTCTGCCTCCACCCACAGCCCACCTACTTCGGAGGAGGGACACACGGCAGCCTCTAGTGGCCAAATCGGGGAGGACGCTGTTCCTCATTTCTCCCTGTCACTATCACCCTGCCGGGCCCGGGATCATCTTGTAGCAGGGAGTCCCACCGGCTAACGGTGATCCCAGATGGGATCAAAAAGCCCCATGGCCCCAGGACATCACTCACCAGCTGCAGCTGCCCTTTGAGTTCCTTCACCAGGCGGCTGTAGGAATGGGCCAGGGCCATCAGGTAGAACATCAGGATGCTGCGGTTGGGGGATGGGAAGAGAAAAGTTGGGGGGGTTAGACAGTGAGTGAGAGATggggtcaggggcagggaggctggaggggttggggggggaataTCCACAGAACCAGCTCAGaaattgtgtgtgtctgtctgtctctgtgtgcATCCGTCCATCCTCCTGCCCCCCGTCCCCACTCTCTGTATGTCTCCGTGTCCTGGCTGCCTGGCATCAGACACCTCTCCATGTG
This window encodes:
- the LENG1 gene encoding leukocyte receptor cluster member 1, which produces MNILPKKSWHVRNKDNVARVRRDEAQAQDEQRQREARALLAEQEARTEFLRKKARVSALPGPDGGSALVPSGDESHHIDLFCDLEEGKGSKAGNKEYEEEKRREKERQEKAIGLLTYLGQSAAEAQTSRPWYQEAPDRSREAAVVTTQEQLKDRLDPLREMERQLRKKKGEGKKRKKEKEKPAGEKAAMGCSAPLSLEQLRRERLQREQAERARAEALLAGRQGEPRRREEEEPDDRKRRYNSQFNPQLACRPRNWEERKQR